GTGAGGACGCGTCTACCAGGCTCGCTCGCTTAATAATCACCAATCACTTCGCCATCGTTGCGAATGGCCAAGCGGCGAAAGATCGCCAAGTCGATGGTATCACTCAGAAACTGCACCGAACCACTCGCCATGCAGAATTGGGCTCCGCCAGAATGTCGACTGCTAAACGCGCGACACTGAAGACAGTTGACGGCATCCGCAGCCGTAGAAGTTGTCCCCGAGCGAATCGTTCCTCGTGAATTGGCTTCGGAGGCGATGAAAACCGTGTCTTCCTTCCCGCCGTCGCCCTTCCAACCGTTGATCGGGACGTCGGTCACGCCGGCCAAGATGCCGGGAACCGGGGGAGTGCCCATTCGTAGCGAAGACGCCCAGGTGAAATAGTGCTGACTTGCGGAGGAGTCGGTCAGCGGGGCGCGCTGGTAGATTGTCTCTCCCAGCGCTAACGTATTGGTCGAACCATCCGTGATGCTCCGCATGCCAACTCTTGAATTTCGATAGAACATTCCGTTCTCCCACATCGCGCGGCCCAAATTGCCCCCCGTTGCGGAATAAGACGTTTCCAGTACGCCTCCTCCCATCACGCCAAAATAATTGGTGTGCAATCCGTTGTAACCACCGTAAGAAGGACACGTAAAAGCAGGAACCGGCGTCGTCGCCACGGCTCGGTTGTCGGCATGGGCGCTGCTCGCTTCTAGTGAGTACGAATAAGCGGCTCCAGCAAAGTTATACAAATCGTAAAGAGCGCCTTGCTCGATATACGGCAAGATCGCCACGCTCCAAGGCGAGCGCGCCGTGGTATAGCTTCCCGATGTGTACGAACTGCCTGTGTGCCCCGATCCGATGGGAAACGCGGAATGCGTGTCATGATATAAGTGCAAAGCCAAGCCAAGCTGCTTCAACTGATTCTTGCAGGAAATGCGCCGAGCGGCTTCCCGCGCTTGTTGAACGGCTGGCAACAACAATGCGATCAGGACGCCAATGATCGCGATCACTACCAGCAATTCCACCAAAGTAAACGCATGCCGGTATCGATTCTCCCTGCTGAAATGATCGGTACGAGACATCATTTCTCCCTCTAATAAGACCTGATAAGACGATGATGAAAAATATCGGAGGAGATTGAAGAATTCATGGGTAGAGTTCTTTCGAGTCTCTTCAACCTTCTTTGTGAACACGGCCAGCAGCGCTGTCTCACGGAAGGGCTTCCGCGGCGCTCGGCCAAGCATCTAGGGTGCTCCAAAAGAAAACGAGGAATGGAAAACGTCCCTTAGCGGCGGCCTTTACTTGCCCCCCTACAGTTAAAGTAAAAGACGTTTAGACGTAGGTAATGGCACGTATAACTCGGGGGTTACCCTTTTATTTTTTATTTTCCCGCCTTATTTGCTGGTGCTTTGAAAGGACTAGCGACGTGGCGCCCGAAATGGACGTGAAAAATGACGACGCCGGTCAACGAGAACGCGGGCTGTTGGTGCGACTGCTCATGCACCGCAATCGGTCCTGTCTCAACAGCGGAATCGCAGGAATGGAGCACTTGCGATTCGACAGGATCCGTTCGAACGTTCCTCAGTGGCGCCGCGATGTCCTAAGACGCTTCTCTGACCACTTCAACAGGGGCTGGCTCTTCGGTTCCTCCGCTTTTAATCGCCAAAAAAAAGGTCGATCGGCGGAGAATTCCTTTTACAATAGGACACCAGCCCGCAGCATCCCGCCCCCATTGCTTTGAGGAATCGCATGTCCCGCTCTTGTTGTCTGCTCTTGCTCACGTTTGTCAGCTCACTTTGCGCGAGCGCTGCCCCCGCCGCGGAGACAGGCGATCGTCCCAACGTCATCTTCATCTTGGCGGACGATATGGGATATTCCGATCTGGGTTGCTACGGTGGAGAGATCGCAACGCCGAATCTTGACAAACTGGCCTCAGGCGGTTTGAAGTTTACGAACTTTTACAATACGGCTCGTTGCTGGCCGACGCGTGGTGCGCTGCTCAGCGGCTACTATGCGCAGCAGATTCATCGCGACACGTTGCCCGGTTTGAAAGGGGGCGGACATGGAGTCCGCCAAGATTGGGCGCGACTGTTGCCCGACTATCTTCGTCCGCATGGCTATCGCAACTATCACAGCGGCAAATGGCACATCGACGGCAAAGTGTTAGCGGCCGGTTTCGATCGTTCGCTTGATCTACGAAACCAAGGGAACTTCTTCACGGCCAAGGGGAACTTTGAAGATGACAAGCCGGTCGTTCCGGCCGAAGATGAGTCTGGCTACTACGCTACGACGGCGGTCGTCGATCATGCGGTCGATTGTTTGCAGGAGCATGCCGACAAATACGCCGATCAACCCTTCTTCCACTATGTTGCCTTCATCGCGCCTCACTTTCCGCTGCATGCGCTGCCGGAAGATATCGCCAAGTACCGCGACGCCTATCTCCAAGGTTGGGACAAGCTGCGCGAAGAGCGCTTCGCCCGGCAGCAGAAGCTTGGTTTGCTGCACACGACCTTGTCAGCGCTCGAGCCCGATGTCGGTCCTCCTTACGCTTTTCCAGACGCGATGGAAAAGCTGGGACCCGGCGAGGTCAATCGCCCGCTCCCTTGGACCGATCTGACCGACGAGCAGCGCCGCTTTCAGGCGACCAAGATGGCGATTCACGCGGCGATGGTCGATCGGATGGACCAAGAGATCGGCCGCCTGATCGAACAGTTGAAAGGGATGGGGGAGTACGAAAACACGCTGATCTTCTTCGCGTCCGACAACGGCGCCAGCGCCGAGATCATGGTGCGACACGGCGGACATGATCCGAGTGCTGCGCCCGGCAGCGCCGCGTCGTATCTATGTCTTGGCCCCGGCTTCTCCAGCGCCGCCAACACGCCGCTGCGTCGTCATAAGACGTGGGTGCACGAAGGGGGAATCAGCACGCCGCTGATCGTCCATTGGCCTGCCGGAATCAAAGCCGAAGGAGAATATCGGCAAACTCCCGCCCATGTGATCGACATCGCGCCGACTATCTTAGCGGCGGTCGGCGTCGAAAAGCCCAACGAGTGGGAAGGCGAAGCCATTCCCGCGGCGCCCGGCAAAAGCCTGGTCCCCGCCTTCGCCCAAGACGTAACGATCAACCGCGACTTCCTTTGGTGGCTGCACGAAGGCAACCGCGCGATCCGCGCCGGCGATTGGAAACTGGTCGCCGCCAAAGGAGATCCGTGGGAACTGTACGACCTCAGCACCGATCGCGCCGAGGCGAACAACCTGGCGAAGCAGAACCCCGAAAAGGTGAAAGAACTGGAATCGCTGTGGAATCAGCAGCTCGAAGCGACCATCGACTTGGCTGCAAAAACCGCGAAGAAGAAGTAGCGCCGCCCAGATGCAAATCCCGCAATTGCCGAAGCGACCGGCTCGCTCACTCGACGGAACTTGCGTTCACCCAATGACTTATCCGATTTTTGACAGCGTTCCCGCCGCGCGTTGTTTGGAGAAGGTGGAAAGTGAAAGTTCGTTGTGAACTTGCCGGTTCGGCATCGGCGGAATATGCTTAGGGACGTCGTCCACCGGATTATTATGGTTACCCATGCTCCGCTTTACCCTGGCAATTTTGCTTTCGATGTCCATTACCCTCAATGGGTTTGCGGCGTCGCATTGCCATTCGGCTGCGGAACATGGCTCGAACAGTAGTCCGTCGTCCCAGACGCATCTGCACTTTGGTGGGCATCATCACCAACATTCGACGAATGCCCATTCACATGGTCGAGTGACCGAAAGTGCAAGTCTCGTCGATAGCCAGTCGGCGGAGGCGGGATTTGTCGTTTTTGTCTCCGATGGTTTTGCGACCGACTCAGGCGTTCATGTTTCGCCTGCGATCGACGCTGCATGTTCCGCGCTTTGCCTGACAAGCGAGGCCGCTGACTCCCAGCGAACGCTTCGAATGGCGTTCGCGTCGCTTTCTTTGGGACGTCCAGGCATTTCCACGTTGCTTGCTGCGCATTCCCTGCGCCTCTAAATCTCCTTGCGCGATGTTCGCTGTTCGCGCCTGCGGTACGTTTATCGCGGTCGTTTTTGCTGATTGCTCTTTTCTGGGGCATGGCGTGCGGTTGGAGATTCTCACGTGGTCAAGTATTTCAAAATCATTTCGTTGCTGGTCGTCATCGGCGGCATTGTTGGGTTGGCCCTCACGCACGAGCGGTGGGTTCCGCTTCTATCGACGCCGCAAAACAAAGCGGAAACTGTTTCGGCCGCATCGGAATCTTCGGCGTCGCCGCCGAATGAACAAGTGTTGTTGTCCAAGCAGGCGCAACAGAATCTTGGACTAACG
The nucleotide sequence above comes from Blastopirellula sp. J2-11. Encoded proteins:
- a CDS encoding DUF1559 domain-containing protein, with amino-acid sequence MMSRTDHFSRENRYRHAFTLVELLVVIAIIGVLIALLLPAVQQAREAARRISCKNQLKQLGLALHLYHDTHSAFPIGSGHTGSSYTSGSYTTARSPWSVAILPYIEQGALYDLYNFAGAAYSYSLEASSAHADNRAVATTPVPAFTCPSYGGYNGLHTNYFGVMGGGVLETSYSATGGNLGRAMWENGMFYRNSRVGMRSITDGSTNTLALGETIYQRAPLTDSSASQHYFTWASSLRMGTPPVPGILAGVTDVPINGWKGDGGKEDTVFIASEANSRGTIRSGTTSTAADAVNCLQCRAFSSRHSGGAQFCMASGSVQFLSDTIDLAIFRRLAIRNDGEVIGDY
- a CDS encoding arylsulfatase; this encodes MSRSCCLLLLTFVSSLCASAAPAAETGDRPNVIFILADDMGYSDLGCYGGEIATPNLDKLASGGLKFTNFYNTARCWPTRGALLSGYYAQQIHRDTLPGLKGGGHGVRQDWARLLPDYLRPHGYRNYHSGKWHIDGKVLAAGFDRSLDLRNQGNFFTAKGNFEDDKPVVPAEDESGYYATTAVVDHAVDCLQEHADKYADQPFFHYVAFIAPHFPLHALPEDIAKYRDAYLQGWDKLREERFARQQKLGLLHTTLSALEPDVGPPYAFPDAMEKLGPGEVNRPLPWTDLTDEQRRFQATKMAIHAAMVDRMDQEIGRLIEQLKGMGEYENTLIFFASDNGASAEIMVRHGGHDPSAAPGSAASYLCLGPGFSSAANTPLRRHKTWVHEGGISTPLIVHWPAGIKAEGEYRQTPAHVIDIAPTILAAVGVEKPNEWEGEAIPAAPGKSLVPAFAQDVTINRDFLWWLHEGNRAIRAGDWKLVAAKGDPWELYDLSTDRAEANNLAKQNPEKVKELESLWNQQLEATIDLAAKTAKKK